Proteins encoded by one window of Manis pentadactyla isolate mManPen7 chromosome X, mManPen7.hap1, whole genome shotgun sequence:
- the LOC118913350 gene encoding melanoma-associated antigen 10-like, translated as MPHHPRKRRRYMLEEGLPTLMETQGLVGAQDPGATEEVDSSSSSTCSSSFPSSPSCCSVISRGEEEVSMVSPTPSPLQGPECACPSPTASASVPSTQSDGGSSSPMEEGLGTSQVPPEGRSFPSVVIHDKAAQLVAFLLLKYHTTEPTTRAELLEVLGQDHQDQFPVIFSCVSECLQLAFGINVEEVDPSDHSSILVTAPGLTYRGQLSNEQSLPKSSLLLFLLSIIFMEGGSFPEGRVWEMLDVMGICAGREHVIFGDPRELITQVWVKEQYLEYQQVPDSDPARFHLLWGPRAHMETDAVEVLEFMAKVKDSTANACLTWYKEDVTG; from the coding sequence ATGCCTCATCATCCCAGGAAGCGACGGCGCTACATGCTCGAGGAAGGCCTTCCAACCCTAATGGAGACCCAGGGCCTTGTGGGTGCACAGGACCCTGGGGCTACAGAGGAGGttgattcctcctcctcctccacgtgctcctcctccttcccctcctccccctcttgCTGTTCTGTTATCTCAAGGGGTGAGGAAGAGGTTTCTATGGTTTCACCCACCCCGAGTCCCCTCCAGGGCCCTGAGtgtgcctgcccctcccccactgcctctGCCTCCGTGCCATCCACACAATCCGATGGTGGCTCCAGCAGCCCAATGGAGGAGGGTCTGGGCACTTCACAGGTCCCTCCAGAAGGCAGATCCTTTCCCAGTGTCGTGATTCACGACAAGGCAGCTCAGCTGGTGGCCTTCCTGCTCCTCAAGTACCACACCACGGAGCCGACCACGAGGGCAGAGCTGCTGGAGGTGCTGGGCCAGGATCACCAGGACCAGTTCCCTGTGATCTTCAGCTGCGTCTCCGAGTGCTTGCAGCTGGCCTTTGGCATCAACGTGGAGGAAGTGGATCCCAGTGACCACTCCTCCATCCTGGTCACAGCCCCAGGCCTCACCTACCGCGGGCAGCTGAGCAATGAGCAGAGCCTGCCCAAGAGCAGCCTCCTGCTGTTTCTCCTGAGCATTATCTTCATGGAGGGTGGCTCATTCCCTGAGGGAAGGGTGTGGGAAATGCTGGATGTCATGGGGATATGTGCCGGGAGGGAGCACGTCATCTTCGGGGACCCCAGGGAGCTCATCACCCAGGTCTGGGTGAAGGAGCAGTACCTGGAGTACCAGCAGGTGCCTGACAGCGATCCCGCTCGCTTCCACCTGCTCTGGGGCCCCAGGGCGCACATGGAGACCGACGCGGTGGAAGTCCTGGAGTTTATGGCCAAGGTCAAAGATAGCACCGCTAATGCCTGTCTTACCTGGTATAAGGAGGATGTGACAGGCTAG